AGATAGGTCAAATTGCCATCACATATTAAAATCTTTGTGTCGGAAACGAAAGCAAACCGAAAAGTTACTATTATCATAAATGGGTATGAAATTAAAAAACGGTGGAGTCATATTTCGTTTAGAATGAGGCCATACACTGACCAGGCATTGCTTGCATGAGATAACTTTCATCATTTTCCGTGTCAGACCTTTTGCAAAATGAAACCTGTAGCAGAATCGAAtaaaatatacatatataaGTGCGTGATGAATCACctccaaaaaagaaaaaatcataacaataaaagtaggtcacactTAACTGAAAGTACAAGACTATATTAGTGCTCGTACTAGTTTTTTTGCTCATATACTATTTTTATACTTTCAAGTGTGCATTAAGAGATACTAAGTATATACAGCAATTTCGTCAACCATGTTACTTCATCGACGAAAATTACAAAgcactacatgtaatttgtttttttctcaaaaaggaCGATTCCAAAGTCATCTTACTTATCTGAGAACGTTTGCGTCCTTGCTCAAGTCCATTTGACTACAATTCATGAAACATTTGCTTCTTTGAACCATATTTTAGCCAATGATTGGTATTCGTTACTTTACATGACCATAACTAGTCAAAAGTAACTGTTTTCAGAATGAATGTTCGATTTTTCCGAAGAATCATGGACATCAACCTTACACGCAATGCCAGTGCCATTGATACTTTTCGTCGTAAATTATCTAACATACTATAGCTTGTTGCTATCGAGAATGGTTCACCGTGATTTCTACCGCTATGTAATTAGTAAAGATCCGTTTTCCTGTAATTAGCCCGGAAATTAATGACATCATTCAATATACTCACCAGGTGGCATAACTTTACATAACGAAACTAAGAAACGGTGAGGTCACGACCGTTCCTGTTCCAGAACCATGTTCTGAATCAGAGATGTTTATCAGATGGGATTAAAACGCGTTCTTAAACGTTCAAAATTATCTTTTCACCAATGAATAAGAAGTTTGTAAAAAACTGGTTATTTTTTGAGACCGAAACATACCTGGGAACATCGGACCTGGGGGACACAGAACCCGAGGAATTTACAAAATAACCCGCGGAAAattatcaattacatgtacaaacatgtaCGGCTCCCAATATACAGAGGCACGATATGACTGTTTTCCCCGAGAAACAAAACTATTTTTCATCATGAATATATATTTACTGTTCTTTAACAGTGCTTTCTCTGTTTTGAAAGTTACAAATGATGACccgtttttttctccaattaGTTACATTATTGCAATCATAAATAAAATACAGTTTATATAGTTTATTGATACAACACAATAATCTATTGCAAACATAAAATATCAGAGTTACACAGAGAAAGGAAGAAAGTTTGCGTTCATTGATGACTGAGATCTTATGGCTAGAAGTTTAGAGAGATTTTCCAATTTGATGAGCGACGTTACACAACAAGACTAAGAAACGATGAGGTCACGACACGGTTCCTATCGCCACCCTATTGCCAAATGTATCGTGAATCAGAGATAGATTTGGAACTGACTGACTCTTGTTTTGATGAATGGATCATTGACGTTATTCACATTGCATCCTCGGGTATGATGCGAGGTCCAGTCATTCATACGGGACAGCTGAGAGAGCAAGGTGTAACTCTCTAGGCCCatgaacaatgggaatttgaGTCATGACCTCACCTGGGTCATCCGGCTGATTCAACTGCAGGATGCAATAGACTCATTAAAATAATAAGTCTGGCGATCATGCATGATCATAATGATTGCTCATCCTAAAGTTGTTAAAAAACTAAACATGAAATTATTCCAGAGTCTTCTATTTTCGTTGATGATACCATTGACGGCAATATACATCCGTTTTGAAtaattataggcctactatacaatgtatatatacACGTAGCTGAATCGAAGTTAGGttgtgaatcaaaatcaaaagacCTCCACGTAAGTTCATAAATATTCTTGACCATGATTTAGCGGTATCAACGAAGTCCTTGCAAAATTAAACTCATTCTTATCGTTCAAAAATGTaattccaaatacatgtagttatataTAGCCTGACTTTTATGCGATGCTAATAAAGTTAGTGCCTCGTCTATTTGAAGTGCAAATGGGTAAACGAGATTTTTGCGACCAAAAGCTAATTCTCAATTTCTGATGGGCTGTGGCAGCCAGTACGCATCATCATTGAGATTGCTCAACTTCCAGGCAACGCACGTtaatatgggcggaggcaatGCCGCTTGAAGTCAGTATGGTACGGCATAGACATTTCTTGATACCAGTAGCAGTCCCCTTTTCGAAAGTCATGAATCCAAAATATCTCATCTTACTCAGGGTGGTGGCATGGTACATACAGGTGCGACTTCCTGGACTTTTATCCAAATTTTGGACATAACTTGCGTGGACTCTGAGTGGCATCAGAATGAACACGATGTTTCAACTTTCGATCTTCCATATATGGACATGGACATTGTTATCGCATGTTAATGAGTATCTAGCACACCACATTCGATAACAGAATGATATGTCCACGATAAGtaaataatgacgtcattaactACGACATAATTGTTTAATGACTTTATATTATTTACTGATCAGTATCAAGACAGGGCGGACTCGCATTGACTTTGTAATTGTGATAGTCAACTCCGATGCATACCTTGCATTTCCAAATAACGCCCATAAACGTTTATTTAATGAATTTAAACATATTGCTATCTGAAACACCGTCATGGAGAGAAGGTTACATCGAGCTAATTTaataatcaaatacatgtaatagtctGAAGCATACGGTTTTCAATACAACAAACCTcccgatatttcaaattttgtgtATGGCGTAGGAGTGGAAAAAGCCTAAATCTCAGGATGCTTAGTGTACACAGACCTTTGAATCATAGTTTGGCCCTTCCGATGAACTTtacaaagttttgaaatatttctttctAACACAGTTTTCGAGTGTTCGCAGTACAGACAGCCCTTCCCATCATTTTACCTACACCTTTTCAATTTGCAAATATTGAGGAAAACTCATTTTCATCGTACCGAAAAAGGTGTACCTGCTGATGAGTCGCTCATAAAAAATGCTGGGAATTTTCGCCAGGATGATTCCTCAGATTTGAATGATAATGTGCGCACACACCTTTCTGAAAGGGTTTTACTCATTTCATCAGGTGCGAGTTTGCTCATCCAGTGACAGCGAGGGGAGGTATGGGCCCGGCCCTGCACAGTCATGTTGATTCATGTCAGTCACTATAGCTAGCAACAGTTACTCATTACAAGATCCAATGTTGTTCTTCTAGTAATTACCAAATGTAAACAAGTCATTAATCATCAAAAGAGCAACATCGACAGCACTGAAAATTATCATGTCTCATTTCCGAGAAATCTGGCCGAAATGAGCAATCATTCTGACCAATCATGAGCCAACATTCAATTGACGAATTGAAATTCTCAGTGTCGCTATCTGCGGGGAAAGTATGGAACTGAAATTCTTGTAGCTGAAGTCAGAGTCACTTGAAAATTATGAGTCAGATTTTTTATTGATTGGATAATTAGTATGTCCTTGATGACCTCGTGTTTAGAGAAAGTTGTGTACAATGCAGCCATCATGATTCTGCTTGAAATTAagtggaaaaatatttttattttgcgggcagaaagatacaatgtacatttagCATCAAATCAGGCTAACTCTGTTGTTACAGACTGAGAAGATGATATGCACTGTTACAGACAGAACTTGAAAAGTTGAAGAAACTGTTAGCTTATGTCCTCACATCATTGACGTTACAGGATGGGTATTCTAACGCCTGATCATTTCAATTCAGGCAGACTTCTGTTAAATTTAAATGTGATTTTCGTTCAAACAGAGAGTTTCTAACGAGtcaattcaatttttcaattcaatttattctccacttttaaaaaaagtacaAAGAAGAAAAACCTAACAGAACAAAGAACAAAGTTGATAAGAACGGCATGATAACAATTCACATAGGCATGATATTAATTAGCTTCGACACCATCTGTCATTAATTGTGATTGACGCAATCGCCTTGAAAACCAAGGTCAAAGAAAACCAAGTTCTAATAGTCCGATCTGTCCCCATTGCAttgtcctgtcacaaccaagatgGTCGCCTCCGCCGGCGCGTTCAGAGGCGGTTTTTTGCGTCCGTCGACATCGAGACAGATGGTATCACGACAGGACATTCTCTAAAGAAGATCATTTATTTCAAGCGGCATTTAAAACTGCCCCTATCCAACCTTTGGGTGGACACTCTGCTGAAAATCGAGGACACCCCGCTTTGTCGCACGGGTAATGATATCTTAACCTATAAGCGAATTTTGATACAATCTTTGTCCAACACAAAGAGTAATTGTCTTTCTTTTGGGGATTAATGAAGGGTGCGTTTTGTCTCAAAGGGAGTGCGAGATGTTGACAGAATGGCCTTATCAGGGGTAGAATGTCCTGGGCATTGTCAGGCCACAGACGGCGAGGTATCGCGAACAATGTGACAGTGTCGCTTGTCACCGCGGCTGATGAGTCAGGAGCGATGAAGACAATGACATTAGTCATAATCCCAGATTCACAGATAATACACTTGGGTTAATTTTGAAAGATTAACAGGCACAAAGAGGCGATTTTTGCTGATTCGTGCACAAACATGAGCAGGTTAAGTAGGCTGGTGAGAGATTGGACATCAAAACTCTCCTTGCCATCAAGGGCCATCACATGAGACAGTGACGAGAGAAGATGGTCTTGATTGCCTTGACTTTGATACGGACTGGCCGCGAGATGATTGCGAAGTCAGTTCAAAAGCGATGAAGGTCCCTTAATTAGTATCCCGCGGGTTCATAGTGTGAACAGTCTGGTTTCATTTACTGAACGCATTTATTTTTGAGACAAAAAAAATACAACGATTTCTAGATTAGAGAGATATCGTTTATTCAGCCTGCGCCGTACCATAGcgcatttagttttaaaatacCATTACTAATTAATTAATAATTAACAAAACCAGCTTGAGCATTAGTAAAAACGCTGATCTAGAAAGGGATCCTGATGTCATCAAATCTTTATTTCAGGTCACTGGAGAAAACCAGGATGGACCTGGAAGGACTAGATCTGATAACGCGTCCTCCCACGGGGGTGCGCTGGTTCGATTACGTCCTAATCTTCGACACGATGCTGGGCAACCCGAAGGTCCACTACATGATGATTAACCCCCTCCACCCCACCAAGTTCTTCCCGATCGTAAACACAATGAATATGGAGAGGTTACGGAACCTCGTTGATTACAGAGTGGCGGTGCATCATGGATACCTTTATATCATCGGTAAGTTTCTTCAATGGCCGTTCTGTCCTCAAAAGAGTCACCTCAATTGTTTTAGGTGTGAATCGATTTAAAATTGGTTGGGTTATAATTTGtgtggtgtctcctccaggTTGGGACAGACGGCTCAGACCGTctcaaggttgtgactgtctcaaccctGGGAATGACTATTACATAATAGCCTAGCCTCCTTTTTGAAACAGGTAAAGATGTTGTGACAGTCCTCTGGTCCTTATTTTACGCGAACTGTAGAAATCAGAGATAGAGACGCTTGAGAAAGACGCCACCGCGACGACAGGATGATATGATTTGTAAACAAATTCCCCCTCCTCCTCTTCAAAGATTACTAAAAGCTTTTAGAACTATCGCAATTTAGTTTGGACTAAGGTTCCGATTAAAGCAGTATttcggttgtgactttgtcctcataagaccaCTTTGTGGTGAATGATCTAAGATGATAATAACATCACGGAATGTCTCTCGCCAATAATTAGGATGATTTATTATGCCTTTCCATTTCAATAAAATGACTCGCTACATGGATTCATCCAGACCTATTATGAAGTAAAAGAAATTAGGAGGGAGGCTGCATTTTACAGTTCGCAAAAATTGACTTTTTAGAAAAATTAACAAGGCGGAAAAATGATACTTTAATCTTCTTCTCTTGAAGGTGGTAAAGATTGGTCGAGCAATGAATACCTGACAACCATGAGCAGGTACAACCCAACTACGTGCAACTGGGTGGCCGTGGCAAAGATGTCCACCCGAAGGGCCAGGTTCACTGTCAATATTTTAGGCGGATGTATATACGTCACGGGTAAGGCTGGTCTTCACTACCATTATTCTTGTCTTCATCTCCTTTCCTTGTTTGCACCGACATTCTTCAAGCAAACAACAGAATCCATGGATCTTGTGTCTTTTACTTAAAATGAAGGCATTTGCCTTTTCCGCTACCATATAAACAGGACTCACTCCGACGTATTGCTCTTGTCGTGCTCGAGGCCCTGTCCTCCTGGCTGTGACTTTGGCGACCAGCCCGGGAGCTGATTTTGTTCcggccttctggttgtgactttgacGACCAGCCTGGGAGCTGATTTTGTCCcggccttctggttgtgactttgacAACCAGCCTGGGAGCTGATTTTGTCCcagccttctggttgtgactttggcgACCAGCCTGGGAGCTGATTTTGTCCcggccttctggttgtgactttgacGACCAACTTGGAACCGCCTTGGAGCTCATCTTGTCCtggccttctggttgtgacgttgACTACCAACCTGGAACCGTCTAAGAGCTCATCTTGTCTTGGCCTTTTGGTTGTGTCTTTACAACCTGAATTTGTTAGCGCTTTGACGAGCTTGAGGTCACAGAATGTATCAATAGATTCTTCTTCTACTGAAGGACACTTTTCGTAACCTATGTCTTTTTAAGGCGGAGAAGTCAAACATGGGAAAGTGACGAATTCAGTTGAGGCGTACGACCCAGTGGCCAACAAATGGACCGAGAAGCGCCCGCTGCCTAAACCAAGAGCTGACCACGCCAGTTGTGTTTTCAACAGAGACACTCTTTTCGTTTCTGGCGGCTTCggaaatgtcacaaaacaaATGTCGGACGTGTTTTGGTAAGCTTCTAATTTCGTCTTTCTTTATATCGGGTGTGTCAGAACACTTTTTGTTGTTCCTTTTGCTGGTGAGGGTAAGTCTGGGACACATTACCTCAAGTCCAGCTCAAAAACTAGCAAGATGAAAATACCACTGGTTGTGAGGAAGTGTTCAGCTCACCAAGAAAAAGCCAAGGATGTCATATTCCAAGTACATTACAGTCTCCTTGGCCGCGTAAGCTTAGGAACAACCTATTCTTTCCagaggaaaaagaaaaagggtATGACGTGGCCTGGGAGGGTCTGGTTCAAATTAAGCCATGACAATTTCTCCGTTTTactcaagggttgaccatatTATAGGCACCAACATTTTCGCTAGAAagtgaaatcctaaagcaactagaactccttcagaatgaagtgaatgccaatttcaagagtGGCTGTCTGATTCCCTCACTTGAAATTAtcattcacttcgtttttgaaagagttttaattgcgTTTAGATTAAAAGTTTCTAGCAAAagtggtggtgcctatggtcaaccgtTGAGATATGGCCATATCTCCGCTTCACCGAAAGCACTTTAGCTCCTCAAACTCCATTTCAGGCAATATAACACGAAGACGGACCAATGGAGTGACGTCCTCCCACATCTCTGGGGCCTACCATGTCCCAAGGAAAGACACCTCATGGCCTCATACAGGGACCAGCTCTTCATATTTTCGGGTAATTACACGTGGAGATTTTATAAAATTGCTTGAAAGTAAATAGTAGGATGAGAAAGTATCAAACGGCATATCTCATGTCCCTGATAAACTACATAGTTTCGTGTAGATGGTGAAGGAGAAACCCAGGTCAAAACTAGGACCTGGAAATCGAACGTTTCACGTCCCTGATCGAaggataaaccttgttttacTGTCAGAAAATGTATTTGCCAAACGCAATGGTGAAGACCAAATGCATTGGTGAAGACCAAACGCATTGGTGAAGACCAAACGCATTGGTGAAGACCAAACGCATTGGTGAAGACTAAACGCATTGGTGAAGACCAAATGCAATGGTGAAGACCAAATGCATTGGTGAAGACCAAACGCAATGGTGAAGACCAAACGCATTGGTGAAGACCAAACGCAATGGTGAAGACCAAACGCATTGGTGAAGACCAAACGCATTGGTGAAGACCAAACGCATTGGTGAAGACCAAACGCATTGGTGAAGACCAAACGCCATGGTGAAGACCAAACGCAATGGTAAACACCAAGAGGAGAAACCTCTTTATACAAATTCGAAAGTAGATGCAATGGTGAGGCTATCAGAGTCACAACCTAACGCGATTATGCGCGTGCAAATTACATTGTTCATTGATATGACTAATGATTTCGTTAATCATCCCATAAATATTTCCCACACTGATTATTTCCCTCATTTCAGATACTAATACGTGTCCTTAACCTGGTTTCCCCCTGCAATCGTTTGGTTTCTCAGCACCCTTGTCTCACCCAACCCTTCTGCTAAACGACAAAGTGAATGGTTTGTACCTTTAAAAGTCGTGCCTGCTACGTGACAGAGCCTGATTGTCCcgacagcactttaagctgtttGGAACAACCAGGTTGTGCACTGTGTACCATTTCCTCTtacaagtgtacatgtacatgtctctCGTAGATCACAGCCACCAGCCTGTCCCATGTGCATCAATTCTTACTTTTTACTTATATACGTCTTTCGTAGATCACAACCTGCATCATCAAAGACAGAAACAACTACACAGGAATGTGTGTTGTGTACAACATCAAAGCAACGAATATCTATATTGATATAGATATAGATTACGGGTCAGTGATTTGCCAACAGAACAAAATCTATCGGCCTCACAGTCCATCTCTCCTCACCACCTCAACTGTTTGTGTTGCTGTATCCGGCAACCGTCTCTTCCATTCCTTTGGCAATGCACCGTAAATGCAGATAACTATAACAGGTCTTCATAACAACATGTGTGAGGTGTCTCCTCTTATACTATAAGCCTGTCTCATGTTGAAAAACGTCAACGAGAAATTAATGAGAAAGAAGCGGTTCGGTGGTGAGGGAATTGTCAGTCTCTTTCTCTTACAGGAGTTACAACCAAAGGCAAATCGAAGGAAGAGTCTATGGACGACCCGGTACCTCATGTCTTCAACATCAACCATAGAAGGGAGCACAAGAGGCCCTGGACGAAGGAGGTGCCCGTCATGTTTAACGTCAGGAGTAGAGCAGGCATGTTCGTCATCGGTAGGTCCACATCCTTGTAAATGTGTGCGCGGGGAGAGTCTGTTAATGCCGGTGTAGTGGTAGAAAtggtccccctggaaaaagtgtccggccatattgtattttgacggattattgtacatgtatatggttttatcggaatatttgaaagactctaagGTTCCATGGAGGCCATGGCTGTCAAGAGTTCTTCATGGACCccttgttccccggacattctattctTTAGAACATATTGGCACGTTTCACCTAGTTGCACAGAGTCTACATCTATCCTCAGATCATTGAACCAATCGTCCGAAGacatctttctgattgtgactgtctttaCTATCGATTGGAATCGCGTGACACCTGTAATCGAAAATAAAGATGTACAGTTTGCAAATGAAATGTGAATCGTAACTACACGAATAGTATATTAAGTCAAAATTTCTATTTCAGGTCACCGCGCGTACTTAGTCGGTGGACGAAACAATAAATGGGGTAAACCCGTTCCTATGATCGACTGTCTCCACATGCGTAAGAAGAGGTGGTATGAGACATTGTCCCTAGGACTTGACAACCTGATGAGTGCCCAGTGCGTTGTCCTCAGAGTCCCCGAATCGAACTATGAATTCAGCCATCTGGGCATAGCCATGTATGATAAGTGGGTTCTGTGGTAGTGGTCACGATGCCGTAGTAAAGAGACAATTTCTAACACAACCAAAGCATACTGGCCACAACTAACCCCATTTGAAATTATCACTTGCGGCTCATGCACAAATTAGCCTGGTTAGGGGATTCTCTACTGAGCAGCACTGTTCACAGATATGAGACGTATCAGCATGGTGATAGGAACGACCCTCTCTCACCGGTCGCACCTTGTGGTACGAACCGGGTGACTGACCTTTCTGAAAAACTACATCAGCACACCAGGGGTACACAGTTTGATCATTGctataaaagaaataaaattcTGTAATGTCAAAGGCATCGAATATATTTGTTAACTTATTAGGGCAGTGGAAAATGCattgcatccccccccccccccccccccccaaccaccaccacca
Above is a window of Lineus longissimus chromosome 3, tnLinLong1.2, whole genome shotgun sequence DNA encoding:
- the LOC135485509 gene encoding kelch-like protein 10; translated protein: MTSRQQLARSLEKTRMDLEGLDLITRPPTGVRWFDYVLIFDTMLGNPKVHYMMINPLHPTKFFPIVNTMNMERLRNLVDYRVAVHHGYLYIIGGKDWSSNEYLTTMSRYNPTTCNWVAVAKMSTRRARFTVNILGGCIYVTGGEVKHGKVTNSVEAYDPVANKWTEKRPLPKPRADHASCVFNRDTLFVSGGFGNVTKQMSDVFWQYNTKTDQWSDVLPHLWGLPCPKERHLMASYRDQLFIFSGVTTKGKSKEESMDDPVPHVFNINHRREHKRPWTKEVPVMFNVRSRAGMFVIGHRAYLVGGRNNKWGKPVPMIDCLHMRKKRWYETLSLGLDNLMSAQCVVLRVPESNYEFSHLGIAMYDKWVLW